ACAAACTCACCAATTGCCGGAAAAGCGTCCGGCGGCGGCCAATTCAGAGCCTCAACCTGGCTATAAGCCTTATGTTTCTGCCAGAAGCCCAAAACACGTTATGAGGTCTGATACAATTTTGGGGAAGCCATTTGAGGATGTTAAGCAGTTCTACTCCATTGGAAAAGAATTGGGTAGAGGTCAGTTTGGTGTGACTTATCTCTGTACTGAGAATTCAACTGGTCGCCAATTTGCTTGCAAATCCATATCGAAGAGAAAACTGGTTAGCAAGAATGATAAAGAGGATATGAAGAGAGAAATTCATATTATGCAGCATTTGAGTGGCCAACCAAACATTGTTGAGTTTAAAGGAGCTTATGAGGACAAGCAATCGGTTCATTTAGTTATGGAGCTTTGTGCTGGTGGTGAGCTCTTTGATCGGATTATTGCAAAGGGCCACTATAGTGAAAGGGCTGCTGCTTCTATATGCAGGGCAATTGTTAAAGTTGTCCATAACTGTCATTTCATGGGGGTTATGCATAGAGACCTTAAACCAGAAAATTTCTTGCTGTCTAGTAAGGAGGAAAATGCCCTTTTGAAAGCAACGGATTTTGGGTTGTCTGTGTTCATTGAAGAAGGTATGTACTTTATCTTGTCTTTGGTGATTGTTTGGATGAGCATCGCTTATGTGGTTCCCAATGATGTTAGAACTAAAAGGGTAAGAGTAGTTAGCTGAAGTATGTGCATAGTTTTTGACTCTAAGCTAGTTGTTCTTTAGATTTTTCTTGCTTGAAGAATGCATTTGACATGATATGATCCTAATCCTATGTGGATGTTATAAGAATTTTTCTCAATGCTGAGCTCTGGCAAATTTAAAAAAGTGGAGAGAAGAGTAAGCAAAATTTTCCTTGGAAATATTGATTATGGTTCAGCTGATGAATTTCGTTTACTTGAAGCAACTTTAGTTGGCAATAAATTGATTGATAGGTAATTTGTAATCTGTGCAGTGAATGTAATTTTTTAGGCTTGTCTTTGATTTGAGCCACATTGCATATGCAGAACATTATCAACATTTGTTTGTTCTCATCATAATTTCTAAGTAGTTGTAGTCCGATTTCAATGAACTATGTCAGGAGCAGTTAGTCTCCAGAACAGATAATATTTTCTCAGCACAATATGCAATTGGAAGTCCATTATCATTCTAAGATGcaaaatattttgttttcttaaCATCTAGCAGGAACCATGTAATAGATCTATCTGCACATTGTGCATACTCCATGAAAAACGCATGTGCTACTTACTTTAGTCTGTAAATTAACGTATGTTTAATTTCAATAAATATACCTTTGAACTCTTATGCTTTCCTTCATAATACCACTGTTGATATCTTCTTCTGCTAATGAACTCTTGCCAGGTAAGGTGTATCGGGATATTGTTGGGAGTGCTTACTATGTTGCTCCCGAAGTACTGAGGCGCAGATACGGAAAAGAAATAGATGTTTGGAGTGCAGGAGTTATGCTGTATATTTTACTCAGTGGTGTACCTCCATTTTGGGCtggtaaaatatttttctctatttatttttgcTCAACAGAGTTGAACATCTACATCTAATAGCTTTTCTAAGTTAATTTCTGTTTTCTTTATAAAGAAATCATTTCAGTGAGATAATGAATTTTATTGTCTGTGGCTTACAGAAACAGAGAAGGGGATCTTTGATGCCATATTGCAGGGCGAAATTGACTTTGATAGTCAACCCTGGCCTTCTATTTCTGGCAGTGCCAAAGACTTGGTTCGGAAGATGTTGACTCAGGATCCTAAAAAACGAATTACCTCGGCTCAGGTTTTAGGTACAATCTCTCATTGCAACTCAGTGTACAGTAGTTTACAACATCATGAAACATTGAAGTGTTGCATATTAAGTGTCTTGCCTTGGTTATTACAAGACAGTAGGTGATATTTTCAATTTTATAGGTAAGACACATGGGGTTCATAGAGGGATGATGGTTAGATTGTAGGTGAAAGTTTTAGAGAGTTGGAGGAAAGGTTACATTGGTATAGAGTAGGGGTTTGGTAAGACACATGGGGTTCTATGTCAAAATTAATTGGTGATGATTGGAGTAACCCATGGTCTTTTATGTTGGTTCATATCCTCATATCTATTTGATGTTGGACACTCTACTACAATCAACCGAAAATCTAGATTTTTGTATCTTTTCCTGTTTTAAGTACACCTATTTTTGGAACACAAGTTCTTCAATAGGACACTGAAGCTGTCATTCAAATGACATTCTTCCTTTAGTCCCATCAttatatgtcatatatgtagaaacATACTTCATATTTATGGTACAATTCTCTTAAATTGAAACCTGAGTTATGGTTTGGTGTAGAACATCCCTGGCTAAGAGAAGGTGGAGAAGCTTCGGACAAACCCATTGACAGTGCGGTTCTTTCTAGGATGAAGCAATTCAGGGCAATGAATAAGCTGAAAAAACTTGCTTTGAAGGTACGCCTGTTAAAAATCTAAGGTGAAAAACCATTTAGGCAAATAGTGTACCCTTCTAACAGAGTTGATAATGAATGGATTTCAGGTTATTGCAGAAAATCTGTCCGAAGAAGAAATCCAAGGGCTGAAATCAATGTTTACCAACATAGACACTGACAATAGTGGCACTATCACCTATGATGAGCTGAAGTCAGGATTGGCCCGACTAGGTTCTAAACTTACGGAGGCTGAAGTGAAACAACTCATGGAAGCTGTATGATATTTTATCATATTCTAAGTATGAAATAGTTGGCTGTATTTCTTTTACATTTTGAGCTAACTCTTCATTTTCCCCCTTTTCAGGCTGATGTGGATGGGAATGGAACAATTGACTACATAGAATTTATAACGGCTACAATGCATAGACACAGGCTAGAGAGAGAAGAACATCTTTACAAAGCTTTTCAATTTTTTGACAAGGACAACAGCGGgtatttctttttttaattttctctCTTGCTGAAAGAATTTCCAGTTTTATGCTGTTCAGTTTATCAGTTTGATACAAAAATTCATGAAAGCATGAAATCTTAAAGCAATTAACTTGTACTACTAGTTCAATACATACTGGAACTGGATCACTTCATGAGTTTGTATGACTATTTGACTCAAAAATCTTAAAAGAAGACTGGATAATCCATTAACTTTCAGCATTGGGTTTATTGTTGGCTATTATCAATCTTAACAATCAGAACACAAACACAAAAAAGGAAATCTTCTAGTGTTTCCGCTGTGGATCTGGTATTTAAGCACAGAATGATATAGTAAAACAATAGAACAGTAGACAAAATAGAATCAAACAGCCAGCCTTTTCATTGAATACCCAAGAGTTCCTTTTCATTGAATACCCAAGAGTTCTAGAGCTTGGTTCTCTCCAAATACAAGTAAACTTTCAACAGTTGGACAACCCTCACAATACTATCCAAACACTATTTATTCTAAGGCTTACAGGCCTTAGACTAACTCCTTCTAACTAACTTTGCTCATCGTGTATCCCCTCACACCCAACAAAACCCCTTCTAACTAACTCTGCTCATTCTCTGCTGACTTGTCATTCTTTTTGCTCATATCCTTCTTGGCATACACGTAGGTCAAGGGTGGCCTATCATTATCCCTCGCCTAAACAcgcaccttgtcctcaaggtggaaACTTGGGAACTACTGTTGAATTGTGGTGAACTTCTCCCAGGT
The Humulus lupulus chromosome 6, drHumLupu1.1, whole genome shotgun sequence DNA segment above includes these coding regions:
- the LOC133782445 gene encoding calcium-dependent protein kinase 2-like, whose translation is MGCCASKSRGLGPQYNGYRSEGGGGGGGGGVPYQKPNEPIVHQSKTQQAQQTHQLPEKRPAAANSEPQPGYKPYVSARSPKHVMRSDTILGKPFEDVKQFYSIGKELGRGQFGVTYLCTENSTGRQFACKSISKRKLVSKNDKEDMKREIHIMQHLSGQPNIVEFKGAYEDKQSVHLVMELCAGGELFDRIIAKGHYSERAAASICRAIVKVVHNCHFMGVMHRDLKPENFLLSSKEENALLKATDFGLSVFIEEGKVYRDIVGSAYYVAPEVLRRRYGKEIDVWSAGVMLYILLSGVPPFWAETEKGIFDAILQGEIDFDSQPWPSISGSAKDLVRKMLTQDPKKRITSAQVLEHPWLREGGEASDKPIDSAVLSRMKQFRAMNKLKKLALKVIAENLSEEEIQGLKSMFTNIDTDNSGTITYDELKSGLARLGSKLTEAEVKQLMEAADVDGNGTIDYIEFITATMHRHRLEREEHLYKAFQFFDKDNSGFITRDELETAMKDYGMGDEATIKEIISEVDTDNDGRINYSEFCAMMRSGTQPGKLF